A genomic stretch from Lathyrus oleraceus cultivar Zhongwan6 chromosome 2, CAAS_Psat_ZW6_1.0, whole genome shotgun sequence includes:
- the LOC127123642 gene encoding uncharacterized protein LOC127123642: MGSADALNKVTIKNKYPILRIDDLMDQLGGSWMFNKIELWSGYHQIHVKSDDISKTGFKTRYGYYEYYMDLGCALMHNGVEYVFDQKDLNMRQRRWLKFLKDYDFGLSYYPSKANVIVDASSRNSLHMSMLMVQEIGVNRAIQRSKSVV; encoded by the exons ATGGGGAGCGCCGATGCt TTGAACAAGGTTactatcaagaataagtatcctATTTTGAGAattgatgatctgatggatcagtTGGGTGGTTCTTGGATGTTTAACAAGATTGAATTATGGTCAGGTTATCATCAGATTCATGTAAAGTCAGACGATATTTCGAAGACTGGGTTCAAAACAAGATATGGTTACTATGAGTATTAT ATGGATCTAGGTTGTGCGTTAATGCATAATGGAGTTGAATATGTATTCGATCAGAAGGATttgaatatgaggcagaggaggTGGCTTaaatttctgaaggattatgattttggctTGAGTTACTATCCTAGTAAAGCCAATGTCATAGTTGATGCCTCAAGTAGAAATTCGTTGCATATGTCGATGCTTATGGTTCAAGAAATTGGGGTTAATCGAGCAATTCAGAGATCTAAGTCTGTTGTGTGA
- the LOC127123643 gene encoding uncharacterized protein LOC127123643 — protein MNWLEFNHVHINYFDKSMKFLESEESTESSFMTTRHVGMFLRESDQAFMVFTSLRGGTRERLHIYLLCEFPEVFPNDISDFSPEHKVEFTKDLVPGTIPVLMDPYRMLASDLDELKKLLEDLLENKFI, from the coding sequence atgaattggttggagttcAACCATGTGCATATAAATTATTTTGATAAATCAATGAAGTTTCTTGAATCCGAGGAGAGTACGGAGTCGAGTTTCATGACCACGAGGCATGTAGGAATGTTCTTGAGAGAGAGTGATCAAGCATTCATGGTGTTCACATCCTTGAGAGGGGGAACGAGAGAACGATTACATATTTACCTGTTGTGTGAGTTTCCTGAAGTGTTCCCAAATGACATTAGTGATTTTTCGCCGGAGCACAAAGTTGAGTTCACTAaagacttagtacctggtactatTCCTGTGTTGATGGATCCTTATAGGATGCTTGCTTCAGATCTGGATGAGTTGAAGAAATTGTTAGAGGATCTACTTGAGAACAAGTTTATCTGA